TGATGAAGCCTTTTTGACCTCGGCCAGCGGCATCGATGTTTTCCCCAATCCGCTGCAACACCTCGCCACGATTCAGAACCGCCGCCGTCACCCCTTTGAATTTTATCAACACTGTGGATTCAGCATCATTGGTATGATTCCCGATGCCAATGGTTTGGGCAAGCCCGATATTCTGATGGCTAAGCGTTTGGTTGCTTGGCCAAGCCATTTTCCAACAGGAGGCCTAGAGTGAATTATTGGTATGGTAACGCCGTCGAGGATGATATTACAGTTTTAGCGCCATTGTTAGGCCAAGCCTTACATTTCAATATGAACCGTGAAGCTTTGGTCGAATGGATGCAAAAGCGCGGGGTGAGTTTATATCGGGCCTTTAAAGTTGATGGCGCAATCGCCGCAGGCTTGGGGATTTTGCCGATGGGTCAGTGGTTTGGCGGCAAAGCCCAGCCAACCGCTGGGATTACGGTGGTTGGGGTTGGCCCTGAATGGCGCGGGCGCAAAGTTGGCGGCTTGATGATGGAAGCCATGTTGCGTGAGCAATATGAGCAAGATGTGGCGATTTCGACGCTCTATCCTGCTACAACTCAATTTTATCGCACGCTTGGCTACGAGCGAGCTGGCAGCCGAATTTTATATGAATTGAACCCCGCGCTGATTAAGCCCAAGCGAGATCATGGCGTGACGCTGCGCCAAGTGCTCGAAACTGATTATGCCCCATTTGCGGCGATTTACGATCCGTGGGCGGCAAGCCAAGCTGGGGTGCTCGAACGTTCGCAATTGATGTGGGAACGGGTGATGGTTTCGCCTCGCGCTGAACGTTTGCGCTACATTTTGAGCGATCAGGCTGGTCAAGCGGTGGGCTATGTGGTGTATGAGCAGGCTGGCCAATTTGAAGATGTAAAAGTCATCGATTGGGTGGCAACCACAGGCGCGGCCTTGGATGCGCTGCTGGATTTTTGGGCTGGTCATCGCTCATTAGTTAGTAAAATTGTCTTGCCTGGTGCGCCGATAGACCCACTGCTGTTTCGCTATCACGAACAGGGTGTTGAATATAACTGGCATTTGGATTGGATGTTGCGGATCATCAATGCGCCGCTGGCGATCCAACGCCGTGGGTTCCCGCACTGGCTGAATTGCGAAATTGCCCTTGATTTAATTGACCCACGCTTGGATTGGAACCATGGTCGTTGGGTATTGCAACTCCGTGATGGGGTTGGCACATTAGAGCGTGGTGGCAATGGCGCAGTTTCGCTGCATGTACGCGATCTGGCTGCCTTGTATAGTGGCTACCTTGCGCCGCATGATTTACGTTTGGCGGGCAGCTTGCAGGCCGATGCTGAGCAATTAGGCTTGTTGGCAGCGATTTTTGCTAGCCCACGCCCGTGGATGAGTGATATGTTCTAAACAAACAGCAAGGCCACTGGATGTCCCAGTGGCCTTGCTGCTGTGGTATGTGTGCTAAGGAGTGATAGCGCTGGACTTATTGCATTGGCTCAAATACAAATGATTGACAATCGTTGTTGGTTGGATTGACTTGTTGCAATTGCACGCCGCTGGCTGCATCGCACCATGGAATATCAACCGCTAAGCCACTGTGACGGGCAGTAATGGTTGAATAGCCATTGCCGAGGTTGTTGATGCGCCATTGTTGGTTGGCCCCACCGACCCATTCCCATTGATGGATCTTGGCTCCATCGCTCGTTGAGGCGGTGCTTACATCCATCACTTTGCCGGTGGCCCGTGAGACGAAGCGCACAAAGCCATTGTCAGTCGAAATCAATTGCCATTGTTGATTGTGTCCGGTATGGCAATCCCATTGCAGAATGACCGTGCCATTAGCGGGGTTGCCACCCTCGGCAACGTCGATACACTTGTTGGTGGCTTTGTTGCGCACCCGATAGTAGGTTGCGCCAGGTGCTTGCTTCAACAAGAACTTATTGTTGGCCGAATTCCACTTGGTTGCCAAGTAGCTGCCTGCTGGCGGATTGGTGTGGTAGTAATCGTCGTGGTTACAATCGAAGCGGCCATATTGGCTGGCACCACAGCGATTTTGCATTGGTGGTGTGCCTGGGCCGTCAACGTAGCACATAATATCTTCGTCATCGATACAGTGGCCATAGGCGGTGCTGTTGGGAGCTGAGCGTTGCACCGCGCCCATCGTGTGCATATGTTCGTGCGCAGCAGTCGCGCCGTTCCAGCAGCCGTTATCCATACGTGCAAAGCCGGGCCCGAAGTTATTGGCGTTATTTTGATCTGGGCGATCATCGAGCATATAGAAGGCTACGCCACACAAAATGTTGTTATCGACGAAGGTCAAATATTTGCGATCGGCGCGGTTGTGGCCGAGTGCTCGCAAAGCATTGGCGGTTT
The Herpetosiphon gulosus genome window above contains:
- a CDS encoding GNAT family N-acetyltransferase, which codes for MNYWYGNAVEDDITVLAPLLGQALHFNMNREALVEWMQKRGVSLYRAFKVDGAIAAGLGILPMGQWFGGKAQPTAGITVVGVGPEWRGRKVGGLMMEAMLREQYEQDVAISTLYPATTQFYRTLGYERAGSRILYELNPALIKPKRDHGVTLRQVLETDYAPFAAIYDPWAASQAGVLERSQLMWERVMVSPRAERLRYILSDQAGQAVGYVVYEQAGQFEDVKVIDWVATTGAALDALLDFWAGHRSLVSKIVLPGAPIDPLLFRYHEQGVEYNWHLDWMLRIINAPLAIQRRGFPHWLNCEIALDLIDPRLDWNHGRWVLQLRDGVGTLERGGNGAVSLHVRDLAALYSGYLAPHDLRLAGSLQADAEQLGLLAAIFASPRPWMSDMF
- a CDS encoding RICIN domain-containing protein — protein: MKPSRFMWIFALLVLFGSSLPSTQAQSRKDGEVDNNDVTVPVNDPERGMIYDGLTPAKTGPCAGMFEVKVGDQIFCSHGPDPIAKGKSVKDETLPLEKAEINPMIVCNGDGHAGNRTQVMYVRASDRPDRFNQFVGSIRQWSSDMDRIYQTSAQETGGFRAVNFVTNNCEIYVMNVVVPADGDDSIDKTANALRALGHNRADRKYLTFVDNNILCGVAFYMLDDRPDQNNANNFGPGFARMDNGCWNGATAAHEHMHTMGAVQRSAPNSTAYGHCIDDEDIMCYVDGPGTPPMQNRCGASQYGRFDCNHDDYYHTNPPAGSYLATKWNSANNKFLLKQAPGATYYRVRNKATNKCIDVAEGGNPANGTVILQWDCHTGHNQQWQLISTDNGFVRFVSRATGKVMDVSTASTSDGAKIHQWEWVGGANQQWRINNLGNGYSTITARHSGLAVDIPWCDAASGVQLQQVNPTNNDCQSFVFEPMQ